Within Zootoca vivipara chromosome 17, rZooViv1.1, whole genome shotgun sequence, the genomic segment TAGCGTTCAGTTGAGGCACTGCAGGagcaaagcaaataaaaagtTGCCCACACCGATATATGTTTAAATAAAGTTgcggtttctttaaaaatagttttttttattgtCAACAACAACGGGAGAATTAATTCAGGTCACTTCTCGGACAACtagcaggaaaaaaaacccataaaagagAAACCTTTCTATGGAGACTCTACAAGCTGGTTAAAGTTATACCCtggactttttaaaattaatcccttggaacaacaacaaaaacaaacaaaccccacagtcattctatctccccccccactccagaaaaaaagcaaattGAAAGAAACTGAGACAGAACCTTAGTTAATGAGCTCGCATAGAATAAACGAAACTAAAAACCGTTGTCCaatgaggctttttttttttgctgtgcaaaATGTATTGTTGTGcatatttctatatatatatatttatttttttatatattttttcaaacgTTTATGCCTCTAGACTCAGCAATGACAGTACTTGGGTTCATCCCAACCACTCTAACCTAttgaagggcggggggggggagaggaagggacagTCCAGCGGATGTCCTAGCATAAGAAATGTCAAGAGCCACAGCTTGGGATTcaccccatttccttcctttgcACAAGAAAGTGTGCcaaactgtgtttttgttttaatttccaaccccagccctcccccccttcaaaaaaaccCAGAGGGGAAACTTGTGGCCGTAGTGTGGCAGAACCACTCCTGACCACCAGAGGGGGCTGGACCACAATCAAACATAccattcttctccccacccccacccccaaacaaacaTACATAGACAAACCACAAACCTCACCTTTctagaagggaaaaaaaatgtatgtttCTGAAATGAAAAGGTGCTTGAAAATTCAGACTGCTTAACTCTCCCTCTTGCAACCTAgccttttctaaaaagaaaaaaaaggggggggtgtaccataaaacattttaattgtaGTTTTCAGCTGCCTAGGCAATgggtttttagggggggggaacgaaGAAGGGGTTTGCATCAGTTCAATAAATAAGATGTCTTTTTTAAATATTCCCTTTTAAGGAATGAAGAATGAGGTTAGGGTGGGAAGAGATGTTCGCCATAAAGGAAACAAGGtggaatattataaaaaaattgatttatttttttaaaaaaactaaagacAGTCAGACACAGCTACACtgattcagtccccccccccacgtatGAGAAAGTTAATTAATTAGAATTCATCATGACGTCATTAAGGCGGGAAGGCTTTGGAGTTTGGGCGTTAGTTTGCACTCTGGTGTTTACAGaagaaaaatacttttttttagaaaaaaacaaactCAAAAATGCTTCAAGTCCATTTCtacccttgatttttttttaaagtactacaACCTAATTACAGAAACAATAATATTATTAATGAAATAAGACCAGACACAAGAGACCAGTGACTAACCATTGAGGCGAGATCTGAAGAAATTACAATTTTTCAGTTGGAGGGGGGAAGGGCTGTAAGCCACTTGTTAGCTCTACGCAGAGTAGACCCCTAGAAATTCATCCCTGTCGACTagtttaggtccattaatttcaacagggtCTAAGCAAGGACTTGGGTGGGTGCCAACCATGCTGTcataatgcaaataaaaaaatgaatggagGTCACCCTAATTTTGGCCTTATGatactctagcacaggcatccccaaacttcggtcctccagatgtttgggactacaattcccatcttccctgaccactggtcctgttagctaggggtcattggagttgtaggccaaaacacctggagggccgtagtttgggggtgcctgctctagcaggTGGGAAACTTGGGttaatattaaaatgaaaaaaaaaattactttttttgggggggggctggtggttTCCAAATGGCTGCAAAACCTTCCATGATCAAATCTTCCAACCTCGCCATTCCCCTTTTCCAGACTACATACATACACGTATCCACCTTTAATGGCCCGATTCATCCAGAGGGGTGTTCGTTTAAAATACAGAtcaaactttgcaaaaaaaaaaacccaaaaccattcAAAGATGAATGCAGAAAGATGACAAGAGATGCAACCGTTTCATCCAAAAGGAAAAGCCCCAGGAAAATATAtttgggcaggcataggcaaactcggccctccagatgttttgggactaaaactctcaccatccctagctaacaggaccagtggtcagggatgatgggaattgtagcatcaaaacatctggagtttgcctatgcctgtacttgGGAGATTTTTTAGGGGGTGGAAAAGAacatgtatatacacacacacacacacacagcccacacaTCACGAGCAAAGAAAATTCGGCTACTTCCCAGCTGGGCAGCAATATCTTTACTGTAATTTTAACTATGTGCGTTATGGAGCTGTGAGCACAACTCAAGGCGGCCTTCCTTCAAAGGGTTTCTTGCTATTTAGCAAAGGATGCTTCAGGCATCGAAAATTACCTGGggtactctctctctcccccccctctccctctctctccaggtGTTTCCACTGAAGAGGCCCAAGTTGCCTGgctagacaccccccccccccaggaacaaGCACCCAAATTGTTTACCCAATGAAATAAAGGGAGGAGCAATGTCTGCGGCCCTCGACTCCCATCAGCTGGCATAGCCGAGGGCCAGAGGTTATGGTAGCTGGAGGGATGAAGGCTCTCCATCCTTCTCCTGACCCAGGAGATCGCAGGTGCCgctgaactacgactcccatcaccgCCTCTCGCCCCACCGCTACAACTCCCTCGCCacagcagatgggagttgtagttcagccacgtCCGGAAAGCAAAAGGCTCCTCATTTCTGCACAGGCCTTTGCCTCTTCCATCAGAGTGGAGAACTGCACACAGGGAGTTCCGCGTCCTAATCATTCACCCCCCACTCCAGTCTTCTGCTAGCTCCACGCAGCCACCCCTGACCAGGGAAAAATAAGCCATCAGCTCTGAAATCCGTGAAGATTTGAAATTGTCAGTGGACACCGCCCCGACCGTAGCAAAGGTGGACGGGTGGGGCAGAGCCTCCGTCCCACATGGGGTTGGGAGAGGACCCTCCCTGCAAAATCCCACTCCCCTTTCGTACAAGGCAGCCAAGCCCTCGACAGGCTGAGCCCGACGGTTTGTATGAGCACCCTCATTCTTTTTACCCCTTCCTCCAAAAGAAGCTATGAAGAAAACTGCTCCTTGCaccaccccatccccattaaGGCAGCGCAAAGGAGCATCAGAGAACTGAGAAAACAACCCCAAGTTTTGTTTCGTCTTTTGTTCATTCGTTCCGTTTTTTTTAAGTACACTTGCATTATCCCTCTTGGTCCTACCCTGGCAGCTTTGGAGTGGAAAAATAATTGCATAGTTTCGGAGACTCGTCAGCGAGTCAGATGTACCTCCCCACCGCCACTGGACACCGGATCTTGCCCGCtttacacccccctccccccattcttcGCTTTTTGTGGGCTCCCACTCAAACCCGTGTCAGGCGGAAGTTTCCAAGGCTGTTCCCTATCCTGGGGAAATAAACATTCACATTGCAGCAGCAAAGGtaggtgcatgggggggggggattttctaAAAACGGCAAAGACTTCcaagggcttgggggggggaatttgtgGGAAAACGGGGATcaatcccccccaaaatgagAAAAATATAGTGTATAGTTAGTTTTCTGTTTTTtacatccctcccacccaccacccaccaccccagcTTCCTCTAACACAAATGTAGAGCcctgttaaaaatatatatctataattCTTTAGTATTTTACTCATCATTCCCACAGTCAAAGTATCGGCTCGGCAAAAGAGAGCCAGATTATTTCTACTCAGCAGAACAGAGGTAGTctaggagaaaacaaaacaaaacaaaacaaaacagctcgTGCGGGAAGGAAGTGATTCTCTGCAGGTAAAGAGAATTTGTATACACGTGTAAACTGCGTTGTAGAGGGGCCGTGGCAATCATACCACAGTGATGCCCAGATAACTCTCTTTTGTCCCCCCACCCCGGTTTTCAAGTTGTTTGCAGAGGTTTATTGCTCTTAACGAAGTCCCCACCAATTCAAGTTCTGGTTTCTATTCCCACCCCGCACCCCCAAAGTAGGTATGACCATCTCAAGAACAGGctcgggtttttgtttttttgcttttttgcacagtaaaaaactctctctctctcacgcacacacacactcagtatTGCGACTTGatggttccctccctccctttgcccaccccacccacagcTCCCTACAAGAGAgggtcttttttgtttgttttaataaaaaatatatctttttaaaaagaatatctcAAGCCCAACTCATCTAAAAAGGCTTCGAAGCTAGCTGCGACAGACCGGAGAGGATTGCGGGAAGGAGAGGGGCAGAATCTGGACAAGGCGGAGGTAACAGAACTGTTGAGACtcaagagaaagggggaaaggtccTTTTTCCAACTTAAAAAAAGCCATGTTTtaaggagtgggggtgggagaaaacctaaaaatatttttttaaaaaatcaaaaaagcCAGTTAATATTActtaataaaaagagaaaaaaaagatttcaaactttttgggggggaaatgtaggGATGGTGGGTTTAATCCCtttgaaatgaaaaaagaaaaatcacgtCGGGGGCagaaagcccccctcccctcaaCACCATGTATGTTTTACCCTTGGAATTCAAAGCTTTGGTCTAGAAGATCTGCTCGGTTCGACGGCTTCCGACCTGCAAAACTCAAACCTTCCCGTTTCCTCCAGCCCTTTGCCAATCCTCTCTGCTCTCCAACAGCGTTTTGTTGCCCTCTCTCCACTCTCCCCCAAAAGCAAGGGGTGTCTCGGCTTCCACCCCAAGCCCCCCACCAGCAGCTTGCCGCCCCCTCTGACACTGGCCAGCCCTTCTCCTCGaagaggcggggagggggggcgagGGGAAGGGAGGACGCGTTATTGCATTGCCCACGGATCGCGTGGGTCCGGGGACCAGGAAGTCCGGAGCCTGGCCCTTCAGAACCTGTGTATCaaggcctccctctccctctccttgcgCTTCAGCTCCTCCTTGTAGCAGCAGGAGCAGTAGTTCCCAGTCTCCGGGTGCCCGTAAAAGCTGCAGTTCGGCTGTTTGCATTTCGTCTGCTGGAGGTTGTAGAGCAGCCGGGCTTTGCTTCGCTCGGCGCCTTTCGGAGAGCAGCCACCTGCCTCCGTGTACTCCCGGAAGCCGTTGGTGGGCAGGCCCGGGCAGGGAGAGGGGTCACAGTCTGCCCCCACGTAGCCGGGGGGCGTGTCCGTCTCGGTGGGAGAGAAGCGCCCGCCCAGGTGGGAAGGGCTGGTCTGGTATGGGTGAGGACGGCCCGGTGGACAGTGCCTGGGCAACGTGGCATAGGGGGGCAGGGGGCCACAGGGGCCGCCAGCAAGCTGCCTTCGGCTCTCTTGGtagctgggtgggtgggagccCTCCACGCCACCCGTCATGGAGGGGCGGGGGATGGTGAAGACCCCTGAGTAGCTGGATGGGAAGCCGGCCATCTTAGCCCCCACAGCGGCCAGGTCAGGGCTCTGGAGCCCGTACGGCGGGAGCCCCGGGGGGTACGCCGTGCCCAGCAAGCCCTCCTCGCCTTTGAGGGGGTTGCCGTCCGAGTCCGGCCTCTTGGCCGCCGCCCCGCTGCTGCCCAATGCCACGGCTGCCTTCCTCTCCGcttccttctgcttctgctcTGCCGAGAAGCGCTCCTCAGCATCCGAGAGGTACCGCTGGATCATCTCCTCCTGGAACGGGTGCCGGTGGCTGGTCTTGAGCTGCCCGGCGAAAATGAACTTCCGCTCCCCTTGCATGGCGGCCCGCAGGATGCTCAAACTCAGCCGGACGTCGCTGCTGTACTTGCAGCCGTCCGGCGGCTTCTCGGCGGCCGCCTTGCCCACGGCGCACGGCTTCTCGGGTGGAGTGGCCGAGTCACTCGATAGCGCCTCGTCCTTGCTGCCCTTCCTCACCTTGACGgagcccttcttcttcttcttctccagggTCTCACCCCCTTGCCCGTTGCTGACGCCCCCCTTGACCGTCCGGCTGTGCATCAGCCCCCCCATGTTCTTCTTCAGCTTGCTGCCCAGCGTCTTGCCAAAGCTGCCAAGCTTGTTGGCCACTGAGTCAGCCCGCTTCTTCTCCTTGTCCTTCTCCCGCTCCTTCTtggtcttctccttctccttgtccttgctgctgctgcatttgctgCCCCCGCTGTTGCTGGCTGAGCTGCTGCACACAGACTCCTTGTCCGAGTCACCCGAGTCGGCCGCCGACCGGGCATCGTCCCCTGCGGAAGCAGTCGGCGACTCGGGCTGCGCAAGAGGCGCCTGGGGAaagtggggcaggagagagagagagagagagaggtaagcGGACATAGCAAGGGTCTGCTTTGCCCtctttcggggtggggggtgggtctTCTGTTAGCCCCTGGCGTTCCCTCCACGCCAGAGCAGAACAGGAACCGGCTTTTAGGACACCTGCCCTCCTCCGAACTGGATGGAGGTTTCCCTTACCTGCATTTCGCAAGGCAACGTGATCCACTTTACATTCATGTAGCTGTGCAGTAGGTGCAGCTTGGCTTCCAGCGAGAGGGTCACACTAAATGAAAACAACGGGGAAAGACGCGAGTCAAAAGTCGGAGCTGAAAGACTCCCTGTAGGATCTCTCCAACACTCCCAAGTACCTGACTTTCTCCCACAAGTTGAAACCATGGCGCTCAGAAACCCTTAAGCGGGAGACGTTCCGGGCCGGAGGTAAATTCCAGATTCCAAGATGGCCGTCTCTCCTTCTTCAAAAAGGCAGCCACTCTCCACGCCTGccacctccctcctctccaccccGCGCCACCGATCAATCCTTCCTCCTCATCCCACCCAGCACAAGCTCACTCCTTAAGAACGTAggccctgctggatgagaccatGCCTTCCCCGGACTGTGTTGTCCGAGTCCTTCCGACCTCCCGAGCGGCACCCCTTTGTGGTCCCCAAACTGACCCCTTCCCACTCACCTGGCCAGCCGGACATTGTCGTTGTCGTCCTTACCCCACTCCCAGTCTTTCCCGGGGTCCACAGCAAAGTGCACTGGGAGCAGCTTGTGCTCGGAGTCGGTGAGCGGGATCACAGCTGTAGCGGAAAAAAGGAACGGCTTTTTCAGAGGCCGGGaaaggcaagagctgggaggCTGCAGGAAAGCAAAGGGGAGAGGCTGAGAAGCTCACCCCTTTCAGAAGCAGACCCAGCACCATCCAGCTCGAGGGAGACTCGGGTTCAAAAGgaggttgggcaggagctgggatggagttACTGACTCCGCTAAGGTTAAGGTTGTGCGTTTGAGACtgtttagtttagaggaaaggaaagcaggaggcaACATGACAGGAGCTGCTAAAATAACTTGCTGGAGAAGTGATTTCCTATCACTCTCATCAAACTTGAGACTTGATGGCAAATGGTGGCCATCCTCCTGCGGCaatgagttccacagcttaactctgtgctgcatggGGAAATCCTttcttatctgtcctgaatctcccaactttcagcttcactggatgcccatgACTTCTGGCGTTGTGCAAGAGGGATGGAAGCTTTTTATCCATCCGCTTTCTCGGCCGAGCATAAGCAGAACTTAGAAGTGCTGCCCTTCTGCACATACCTTGTTCCTTGGGAGGTTCTTTCTGCTCCATGGATACCAGGGCAGAGAAGTGGGCCTGGTCGTAGGCTAGGACCAGGGGAGAGCGGTGGCACTTGTTGGCAGGGACCTCCAAGGGCAGATAAATGCCGCCAAAGGGGATGGGAGCGAATgctgagagagtgagagagaagtgAAAAGGAACTTAGCACCCTGCTGTTGATACAGAAATACCCCTCATGTGTGGGCTGCAAGAGTTAACTTTCAGTCTACTGCAATGCTGGCGGGAACTCAAAGCAACCCTTGGCAGCAGTGTCTGCCCAAGGCCACTCTGCACGAGTGCCTGCTCTGGGCCTTGCCTCCTTCCAAGAAGTCCTCCATTGGGGACTGGGGGTCCCTCTATGTACGGGATGCAACTGAAGCCACCCTCTTATTCCTGATCTGGTTTGACCCCCACCCCCGTGGAAGAAGTTGCCCGCCGCCCAGCCTCCCTCTTCTGTGGAGGGAGGAGATGCCTGCTCTCTGggtttcctccacagccaccgCTCCTACCTTCCCCTCCAGAGTCTCGCAGCATGGTGTCCGCCACCACCACGATGGGCCTCTTGAGCACGTGGGCCAGGACGAAGACGTGGAACTCCTCCAGGCTCTCGTACACGGGCTCCTCGGAGCCTTCCACACTGTGGGGTGGCAGGGGAGAAAGGGGAGCGCTGTCAAGACGTTTTGACTTAGGAGTGGTTGACACCATGCAAAAATGCAAACAGCTTCAAgctgggggaaatggggggaggggcaaagacCAGAAAGGGGGCAGCCCAGCTTGGAGAGCCTCAGCCACtcgcatggccaatggccaggggaaatgatgggagttggaccaCAGGGACGTTTGAGAGAGGCCACAGGCGCCCCCAACCTCGACTCTAAACCAGCAGCCTCCGAAGCGCTGTTCTGCTCATTAACTTATTTATGTAATAAAAATCTATACAGCGCTTGATTGTAACagacctcaaagcggtttaccaaAAAGGAATAAAGCAAAATTATCTCtaagaacaattaaaaacaatttaagtcTTTTGAAAAGTTGAAATTGTTAATGCAGAGCAGATGAAGACTCACATCAGTATTCTAAACACctgagtaggcttgtctaaagaaaAAGGTTCTTGGCAGGTGCTGAAAAGTGTACAGTGAAGAAACCTGCccgatatcaagaggcagggagttccaaagtgtaggcgaTCTGATCAGATTTTAGAGACCCGATGCCAGACCAATGCATTTCAAACAACCTGTTTAGAGCAgtgttcccaaacttggatctccagctgttgttggactccaacccccatcatccctaaccagtggtcctgctagctagggatgatgggagttgtagtccaacaactggagaCCTAAGtgtgagaaacactgatttagagttTGCCTCCACTGCTGTCCAGCCTGTGTGGCTGTAAACCATGGACATGAGGAAGCAggtggacttccagatgttgttgccggactccaactcccatcctccccaagCTGAGCTGTGCAGGGCTCTCAAAAGGACATCACCCTCACAATTGTTGTCAACCgggttctgtctgtctgtcagtctgcatttctttttttcactTCTGcgactggatttcttatgggcaGTGCCAATCTTGAATGTATTGGACTTGTGACCATGAAGCTCATTTGCCCTCAGTAGCAGTAatgctctgctggatgaaatgcaaTTGCCTCTGATCtatttggggggaatcctgcaatgtgttttcagtttctactctgctaactatacctTGGGATCTACTCTGGATCATTATCGAGTAGGGTTTCATGACATCCGCTCCCACTTGAATGTGGCTCTTGCAAGACAGACACATTCCTGCTCCTGCATTACGGACCACCTGAGGTTTCTGGGGAGCCTTCAAGGGCAGAGCAGGGTGTTATCTGGGGGGGAGCGGGGAAATCACACTCACCCTCCGCAGCTCCCTCCATTTGTGCCGTAGTGCATGCGTGGCTCGCTGGAAGCCAGCTTGATCAGCTCGTTCCACTCCTTTTGCCATTCCTCTTCTGTGTAAACGAGGCCGGACTAAGGTGGTTGTGGTGGGAAGATGAATGGAAGAGAGGGAAAAGAGATATGTAAATAGAGGCTTCTCTCCACACTGCGAGGCTGCTTTGAAGAAGTTTGCAGGGTATGGGGCACTCCTGGAGGCTAACCGTCCCGGGCTTCATGAATGCTCAGGGAGGAACCGGTGCTAAAGCTAGCCTTGTGTGGACATGACCGGCGCTTGGAAAACGAGGTGCAACTTAGGTTAGCCTTAATTGGCGAGCCTACAGCCACGTACGCCTGCTTACAAAACTGGGGAAAGTCACTTAAGAGTGAAAAACAAACTCCAGCTGAGATACAAGGAGAGCTCTGCAGATCCagtaaaacatgggtaggcaagctaaggcccaggggccaaatccggcccaatcgccttctcaatccggcccgcggacggtccgggaatcagcatgtttttacatatttaaaatgcatctctgggttatttgtggggcctgcctgttgtttttacgtgagtagaatgtgtgcttttatttaaaatgcatctctgggctatttgtgggacAAAGAAAttcattgatttttttcccccttcaaaatatagtccggccctccacaaggtctgagggacagcggaccggccctctgctgaacaagtttgctgacccctgcagtaaaACAAAAAATGGTTGAGCAAGTTTGAAAGGATTGTGTTTGGGTGAGATACGGTGGGGTGATGGAGGTGGCAGAAGGTggttggggagagggaaagcagctcGGTCAGATGACGAGCATTTTGCCTATATAGTGTGTGTGATAAtggaaatacagtcgtaccttggatctgagtgttccggtttgcaaacattctttggaactcgAATGTccggtgcggcttctgattggctgcaggagcttcctgcagccaatcggaagccacgccttggtttccgaacgtttagGAAGTCgagcggacctccggaacagattcagttcgacttctgaggtacaactgtactcttGCAGACTCTCTGGACTCTGTCCTGTAACGTGTTGCTGAATACAGTCTGACCGACTAGGGGTTCGGTGCAAAACTCTGTCCTGAACCACCCCTACCCCCAGGAAACTTTCTCCCACAATAAGGAAGTCACTAGAAACCCAGACATTAAAAAACCGCTTGGGATTTGTGGGCATCCCTATGTTCCAAGGCATAGGAAAGGGATCCTGGGCTGAGCTTCAGCCCAAAGGAAGTGCCGGgtgccagtggaggctggtcgtAAGGATACCACgagggccctgcaggatcaggcctcaCCTCTTTGTTCTGCTGCGTCTGCTGCCACCTCCACCGCCGCTTGAGGGCCTCCCTTTCCATCCCTTTGTCCATGAGGGCATAGAGGGCTTTGCGGAGCATCAGATCCCGGTCATGAAAACCCCACATACCTACAGGGAGGGAaaaaagatttttgaaaaaacccaaACAAGTGGTACTTAAGCTTCCTGTTTGTTAATTCCACCCGCCCCTTGCCTTCCATGAGGataaatatgccccccccccaaaaaacattaagGAACAATAACGCTAGAAATGTTTAATGCAACTATTTAGAATTTTGAGGAAGGTGCCATGGGTGCCGAGCACAAAATGGCTTCCGAGAGGGCGTGGCATCGCACAAATGGCTTCTGCGGTGGTGTGTGCAAGCGAGGCTCAGCCTGGGCAGACAGGATCTAAGCAGGAAGCCTCATGTGCACTGTGGATTGCTTTGTGGTGGATATTTACTGAAATATTTTGTGGGCTCTGTGGAAGGCTCAGGGACACTGTGTGGGCGACCCATCGCACTGGCTTTTAAAATGCATCGCATTGGTGGCAGGGATGTCTTACCTAGCGATGCAGCGTGGAGCAGGCAGTTCCCGTCGCCCGTCGTGGCTAAGGGGAGCAACCGCTGGCAGCTGGGATCGACATTGGCCCACCAGTTCAGACGACCTGGTCGACAAGGTGAACAAACAGGAAGCAGTTATTTCGTGCTTTTCAAGGTTCCAGGCATTTTCGagcccagtctctctctctacaAGCCTCACGCCAACATCGGCCACAGTTCACCAGACATCTGACGCACCAGGAgaccagttttttgttttgtttgtttcataaaatttacacaccactaaaaaaaaacacctctaagCGATTTACAAGAGATAaggcagtaaaatcaagaaaggTAAACGTCTGAGGAGCACCGAACACCATCGCTGGATGGAAGAGGGCCCAAAAACAGCAGAATAGATGAAACCACATCTTAGGGGAAGCCAGAACAGCTGAAGACCTGCAAAAAGGGTTCCAGAGATTGCGTCCCCTTTCTTGCCACCCAGAGGGGAAAATGTCTGCACAGTATTTGGAGGCAGGgagttggatcaggccaacatcCTTGCCTTCCCGAGGAGCAACAGCAGGTTTTGTCAGAGGGCGGCACACCTCGCGGAAATATTCTGCCTCGCAGGGCCTCCCAAACATCCCCGGGGGGAAAGGAACGAGGGAGCCGCCTGAACGCATCTCCAGGCTGGTCAGGGCCTGGCTTGGCTGAAGATCGGTTTTTCCTGATATacctcttaaaacaacaacaacccacaattaAACCTGAAAGGAGGGGTGTCGGTGGATGTTAAAGGGGTGAACGTGAGGAAAGTGCGACCCAGGAGCCACGGGAGCTATGACAAAGTAGGTTTTATGGCCCGATTTCCCAACATCCACCCCTCCGCCCCCCCAAATTCAAAGCATCAGGTATCTGCAAGGAGGGATCAGGACAATTTATAACAACAGACTGTTCTTCCCTTCAATTCAGATAAGACTCTCCGGCTGCAATTCTGCGATATTTGataggatataaatataaatacagatatgaattaagagccagtgtggtataggaCTAGGATCTGGTAGAtcacggtttgaatccccactcatccatgaagctcacggggTGTGATCTTGGGGGCcggtcaccatctctcagcctaccacacagggctgttgtgaggataaagtggggaggaggaggagaaccaagcACACCACACTGGGAGGAAAAAGTGCTACataaatgtaatcaataaataattaaaggtaacggtaaaggtgaaggacccctggatggttaagtccagtcaaaggcgactctgggattgcggcgctcatctcactttcaggccgagggagctggcatttgtccacagatagctttctgggtcatgtggccagcaggactaaaccgctactggcgcatggaggactgtgacgagtgccagagtgcacagaaacactgtttaccttcccaccgcagcggtacctgtttatctacttgcactggcgtgctttcgaaatgctaggttggcaggagctggaacagagcaacaggagctcccttcgttgtggggatttgagcctctgaccttctgatcagcaagctcaagaggctgagcGGTTTAGACGATAGTGCCACCCGCATACGCAGTACACCCTTACTCCCAAGTAGACCTTTTGGCTATCTgcctcagcattgtctacagcagtgctatttttctatttaaaaaagaggtgccagaacttaccatgagcgcctcccttgttctcttataatggaaaTGGTGATcgcctgagaggggccagaactgagttccagctgggaaaaagcCCTGGTCTACACTGAACGGCAGTGACTCCCCGagatttcaggcaggattctctcccattcatcctggagatgccattgaggattgaacctgggtccttctgcatgccatGTAGCTACACTAGCATGAAGCTATGCTTTCTTAGTGCCCCATAATCCATTTTAAAGTAGAGAAAAAACGGAAGAGACCCCTTCTGAGCAATGCTGATGGCATTGTGGGTTTGCATTTCTTAGCGCGGAAAGTATTGacctgatgtgtag encodes:
- the OTUD7B gene encoding OTU domain-containing protein 7B isoform X1, with protein sequence MMRREAAMGRSLPAPLFQDCILAKTEEEARIDVPPVPTHPQGIHDHMTLDMDVVLSDFVRSTGAEPGLARDLLEGKNWDLSAALSDFEQLRQVHAGNLPHSFNEGRAFKHVEKDVAWPPRPPLQRQDDIVQEKRLSRGISHASSTIVSMARSHVSSNGGGGSSGGVGGSGEHLPEMPICTFQLPDLTVYNEEFRCFIERDLIEQSMLVALEQAGRLNWWANVDPSCQRLLPLATTGDGNCLLHAASLGMWGFHDRDLMLRKALYALMDKGMEREALKRRWRWQQTQQNKESGLVYTEEEWQKEWNELIKLASSEPRMHYGTNGGSCGGVEGSEEPVYESLEEFHVFVLAHVLKRPIVVVADTMLRDSGGEAFAPIPFGGIYLPLEVPANKCHRSPLVLAYDQAHFSALVSMEQKEPPKEQAVIPLTDSEHKLLPVHFAVDPGKDWEWGKDDNDNVRLASVTLSLEAKLHLLHSYMNVKWITLPCEMQAPLAQPESPTASAGDDARSAADSGDSDKESVCSSSASNSGGSKCSSSKDKEKEKTKKEREKDKEKKRADSVANKLGSFGKTLGSKLKKNMGGLMHSRTVKGGVSNGQGGETLEKKKKKGSVKVRKGSKDEALSSDSATPPEKPCAVGKAAAEKPPDGCKYSSDVRLSLSILRAAMQGERKFIFAGQLKTSHRHPFQEEMIQRYLSDAEERFSAEQKQKEAERKAAVALGSSGAAAKRPDSDGNPLKGEEGLLGTAYPPGLPPYGLQSPDLAAVGAKMAGFPSSYSGVFTIPRPSMTGGVEGSHPPSYQESRRQLAGGPCGPLPPYATLPRHCPPGRPHPYQTSPSHLGGRFSPTETDTPPGYVGADCDPSPCPGLPTNGFREYTEAGGCSPKGAERSKARLLYNLQQTKCKQPNCSFYGHPETGNYCSCCYKEELKRKEREREALIHRF
- the OTUD7B gene encoding OTU domain-containing protein 7B isoform X2 produces the protein MTLDMDVVLSDFVRSTGAEPGLARDLLEGKNWDLSAALSDFEQLRQVHAGNLPHSFNEGRAFKHVEKDVAWPPRPPLQRQDDIVQEKRLSRGISHASSTIVSMARSHVSSNGGGGSSGGVGGSGEHLPEMPICTFQLPDLTVYNEEFRCFIERDLIEQSMLVALEQAGRLNWWANVDPSCQRLLPLATTGDGNCLLHAASLGMWGFHDRDLMLRKALYALMDKGMEREALKRRWRWQQTQQNKESGLVYTEEEWQKEWNELIKLASSEPRMHYGTNGGSCGGVEGSEEPVYESLEEFHVFVLAHVLKRPIVVVADTMLRDSGGEAFAPIPFGGIYLPLEVPANKCHRSPLVLAYDQAHFSALVSMEQKEPPKEQAVIPLTDSEHKLLPVHFAVDPGKDWEWGKDDNDNVRLASVTLSLEAKLHLLHSYMNVKWITLPCEMQAPLAQPESPTASAGDDARSAADSGDSDKESVCSSSASNSGGSKCSSSKDKEKEKTKKEREKDKEKKRADSVANKLGSFGKTLGSKLKKNMGGLMHSRTVKGGVSNGQGGETLEKKKKKGSVKVRKGSKDEALSSDSATPPEKPCAVGKAAAEKPPDGCKYSSDVRLSLSILRAAMQGERKFIFAGQLKTSHRHPFQEEMIQRYLSDAEERFSAEQKQKEAERKAAVALGSSGAAAKRPDSDGNPLKGEEGLLGTAYPPGLPPYGLQSPDLAAVGAKMAGFPSSYSGVFTIPRPSMTGGVEGSHPPSYQESRRQLAGGPCGPLPPYATLPRHCPPGRPHPYQTSPSHLGGRFSPTETDTPPGYVGADCDPSPCPGLPTNGFREYTEAGGCSPKGAERSKARLLYNLQQTKCKQPNCSFYGHPETGNYCSCCYKEELKRKEREREALIHRF